The genomic segment TTTGCAGCTGACAGGACCCTTTCCGGCAGCACCAGCTGCAACTCCTACACAGGCGGCTACAGAGCCAAGGAGTCAACCATCAAGATCACCGGCGTGACCGCCACCCGGCTTGCCTGTCCGACGGACGAGCTGAACTCCCAGGAGAATAAGTTCCTCGTCCTCCTGGAGGGGGTGACCCGCTACGCCGTTGCCGGGAATCAGCTGCAACTCTCCAGGGGTGACAACGTAACGCTTGTCTTCCAGGGCCAGTAGCCTTGGTGCCTCTAGGCCCTGGAGCAAAGAAGGCCGGCGGGCCGGCCCACCCTCGCCCTGAGCGATGGACGACCTCTTGAGCGTCGAGCACAAGCGTTCTTCCATCCAGCGCCTCGAGCCCTTTCTAGGCGCATACTTGCCTTCGGCCAGCCCGAGGCGATTTGTTGACGGACACAAAGTGACAAGCTGCGGTGTCCCCTTGTCAAGCACGACGGCTTCGACAGTTCGGGATCAGAGATCCATCTGTCGAGCAACCCATGGTGCTGCGGGTCGAGGCGCTCAGCCGCACCCGAGGCAAGTGCGGATGGTGACGGCAGCAGCAATCGACGGGAATCGGCTGAGGGGGCTCGCTCCTAGGCGGGGCGGGTGGTGGTCCACGGCCCCGGGGTGCATAAGGCCGGGAGACCCGCAATCGGAGGGACCTCGTCAAACGTGGCCAGAAATGATATAGTCCACTCTGCCCATGTACCCAGCGTCGTAACGCGAGCGAGCAGCGGCTCGCTCGTCTCGCGACATACGGGGGGAGGCCGGTGCCCAGAAGCTGGGCGTCGGGGAAATGCACCTGAAGCCCGCATCGATAAAGATAAATGGAGGATGGATGATGAAGTGGAAGAGCATGGTCTTGGCGGGGATGGTTCTGGGCCTGCTGGCCGCCGCTTGTGCGCCGGCGACGGCGGATCCAACCTGGGACCGGATCCAGGCCAACGGCAAGATGGTCGCAGGCACCACCGGCGACTACGCTCCCTTTGAGTACTACAACGAGCAGTTTGTACTGGACGGCTTCGATGTCGCCCTGATCAAAGCCATCGGGCAGAAGATCGGGGTGCCGATTGAGATGAATGACTTCGCCTTTGATGGGCTCGGCGCCGCGCTCCAAATCGGCCAGATCGACGCCGCCATCGCAGCGATCTCGGTCACCGATGAGCGCCTGGCCGTGGTCGACTTCTCAAATGTGTACTACGTCGGGGTCG from the Anaerolineales bacterium genome contains:
- a CDS encoding transporter substrate-binding domain-containing protein, yielding MMKWKSMVLAGMVLGLLAAACAPATADPTWDRIQANGKMVAGTTGDYAPFEYYNEQFVLDGFDVALIKAIGQKIGVPIEMNDFAFDGLGAALQIGQIDAAIAAISVTDERLAVVDFSNVYYVGV